In one Ornithinimicrobium pratense genomic region, the following are encoded:
- a CDS encoding CHAT domain-containing protein, whose amino-acid sequence MVEPSTRGEQVWSEARRLNDLGDFRAAAQALDDARRVLSEAPAGDLDAARMLVRVDVTGALTALELDGYAAASDLLRAARLRAGQMAAPDLVALTHIQHGVVEARSGSWARAREELLAAMELRDHLGAVEQCSTLITLGLTELSLRRLTGATSHLEQARALAAAHDLDAHLFKATHNLGCVHFVAGDVPRALALMAEADAMPVQVSRDRAHLDHAEALLDAGLVQEADDLLQTALTSAKTQGHRLDEGDILLDLARCALLRGERDTARHEARRAVAAFRSRQASSRRALAELFLAGLDLADGAPAERALAAAALWEGTDPHTAEQVEAALLTAEAEIARDRPQVAQRRLDRLGPASSLRLPVQLHAHHLRALVADRVGDDEEFAKVARQASDALATAQSSLRSLELRAAVTQHAARLAQLDLARAVRHGSAAACIETVERWRGASTRAEELTLSADDETASLLQELRWLASGMSTGAPENPAEREARMADLQQRITARARLGRRASDGPVLAALTCDQLLAALPAGTAYLTFGQTGGRMYAAVANGSGQHQLHDVGPEREIEDAVATVRRDLRGQAFAGRAPGLQTTLAAALEESGARLGRLLLDPLADVVGSCDRLVIAPNRTLHALAWACLPQVARRPVTVTPSASRWVRHLGDGPVALRRVSAHAGPGLPEATGEVGAVRRTWGAEAAATTGPGRATTRDVARALAEDDLVHVAAHGQHAGDNPLFSSLRLHDGPLYAHDLVPTVHARHVVLSACDVGRARIRSGGEALGMTAALLSLGAWCVVAAVAPLADTVSAQAATLYHEQLAAGADAAAALAAAVRDTPGAQALMCFGSDLQIRR is encoded by the coding sequence GTGGTCGAGCCGAGCACCCGGGGCGAGCAGGTCTGGTCCGAGGCGCGGCGGCTCAACGACCTCGGGGACTTCAGGGCGGCCGCCCAGGCGCTCGACGACGCCAGGCGGGTCCTCTCCGAGGCACCTGCGGGCGACCTCGACGCGGCCCGGATGCTCGTCCGGGTCGACGTCACCGGCGCGCTCACCGCACTGGAGCTTGACGGGTATGCCGCGGCCTCCGACCTGCTCCGCGCGGCTCGCCTCCGGGCCGGGCAGATGGCGGCGCCGGACCTCGTCGCCCTCACCCACATCCAGCACGGGGTGGTCGAGGCCCGGTCCGGCAGCTGGGCCCGGGCCCGGGAGGAGCTGCTCGCCGCCATGGAGCTGCGGGACCACCTCGGGGCGGTCGAGCAGTGCTCGACCCTGATCACCCTCGGGCTGACCGAGCTCTCCCTGCGCCGGCTGACGGGGGCAACCAGCCACCTGGAGCAGGCCCGCGCCCTCGCGGCCGCCCACGACCTCGACGCCCACCTGTTCAAGGCCACCCACAATCTCGGGTGCGTGCACTTCGTGGCCGGGGACGTGCCCCGGGCGCTGGCGCTCATGGCGGAGGCCGACGCCATGCCGGTGCAGGTCTCGCGCGACCGGGCCCACCTGGACCATGCCGAGGCGCTCCTGGACGCGGGTCTGGTGCAGGAGGCCGATGACCTGCTGCAGACCGCCCTCACCTCGGCGAAGACGCAGGGCCACCGCCTGGACGAGGGAGACATCCTGCTCGACCTGGCCCGGTGCGCGCTGCTGCGCGGGGAACGCGACACCGCTCGACACGAGGCGCGCCGGGCGGTCGCCGCGTTCCGGTCCCGGCAGGCCAGCTCGCGGCGGGCCCTGGCCGAACTCTTCCTGGCGGGGCTGGACCTGGCCGACGGCGCCCCGGCCGAGCGGGCGCTCGCCGCAGCGGCGCTCTGGGAGGGGACCGACCCGCACACGGCCGAGCAGGTCGAGGCGGCCCTGCTGACGGCGGAGGCGGAGATCGCCCGGGACCGTCCCCAGGTCGCCCAGCGCAGGCTGGACCGGCTGGGGCCAGCGTCGTCCCTGCGCCTACCGGTCCAACTGCACGCGCACCACCTGCGGGCCCTCGTCGCCGACCGAGTCGGTGACGACGAGGAGTTCGCCAAGGTGGCCCGGCAGGCCAGCGACGCCCTCGCCACCGCCCAAAGCTCGTTGCGCAGCCTGGAGCTGCGCGCCGCCGTCACCCAGCACGCCGCGCGCCTTGCCCAGCTCGACCTGGCCCGTGCGGTGCGCCACGGCTCCGCGGCCGCGTGCATCGAGACGGTCGAGCGCTGGAGGGGTGCCTCGACCCGCGCGGAAGAGCTCACCCTGTCCGCCGACGACGAGACGGCGTCCCTGCTCCAGGAGCTGCGCTGGCTCGCGTCTGGGATGAGCACAGGTGCGCCGGAGAACCCTGCGGAGCGGGAGGCGAGGATGGCCGACCTGCAGCAGCGAATCACCGCCCGGGCGCGGCTGGGCCGGCGGGCGTCCGACGGTCCGGTACTCGCAGCCCTGACCTGCGATCAGCTCCTCGCGGCGCTGCCGGCGGGCACGGCATATCTGACCTTCGGCCAGACCGGCGGGCGCATGTATGCCGCTGTGGCCAACGGCAGCGGCCAGCACCAGCTGCACGACGTGGGGCCCGAGCGGGAGATCGAGGACGCGGTGGCGACCGTGCGCCGCGACCTGCGCGGACAGGCCTTCGCTGGGCGGGCGCCCGGGCTGCAGACGACCCTCGCCGCCGCGCTGGAGGAGTCCGGTGCCCGTCTGGGACGCCTGCTGCTCGACCCGCTCGCCGACGTGGTGGGATCGTGCGACCGGCTCGTCATCGCGCCCAACCGGACCCTGCACGCGCTGGCGTGGGCGTGCCTGCCGCAGGTGGCGCGCCGGCCGGTGACCGTGACGCCCTCCGCCTCGCGCTGGGTGCGGCATCTCGGGGACGGCCCGGTCGCGCTGCGCCGGGTCAGCGCACATGCCGGGCCCGGCCTCCCGGAGGCCACCGGCGAGGTCGGCGCTGTGCGCCGAACCTGGGGGGCCGAGGCCGCGGCGACGACCGGCCCCGGACGGGCCACCACCCGGGACGTCGCACGGGCCCTGGCCGAGGACGACCTGGTCCACGTCGCCGCTCACGGCCAGCACGCCGGTGACAACCCGCTGTTCTCCTCCCTGCGGCTGCACGACGGGCCGCTCTACGCTCACGACCTGGTCCCGACCGTCCACGCCCGGCACGTTGTCCTCTCCGCTTGCGACGTGGGACGGGCCCGGATCCGCAGCGGTGGCGAGGCGCTGGGGATGACCGCGGCCCTGCTCAGCCTTGGCGCCTGGTGCGTGGTCGCGGCCGTCGCGCCTCTCGCCGACACGGTGTCGGCCCAGGCGGCCACGCTCTACCACGAGCAGCTCGCGGCCGGGGCGGACGCCGCGGCCGCCCTGGCGGCCGCGGTCCGGGACACGCCGGGCGCGCAGGCACTGATGTGCTTCGGCAGCGACCTGCAGATCCGGCGGTGA
- a CDS encoding uracil-DNA glycosylase has translation MPTDLPHPLTGQPFPSPVPPGTGWPEDPAGPHTRRARSVAGVRRLAAGSADLAELDARVSVCGACPRLVAWREQVAVTRRASYADQPYWGRPAAGLGPADARVLVVGLAPAAHGANRTGRIFTGDRSGDWIYAALHRAGYASSPTSTHAGDGLRLREVRITAPVHCAPPDNAPSVQERATCRPWLERELRLLEPHLETVLALGGIGWDAFLVAARAVGWVVPRPKPRFGHGAEALLTTGAGRPVRLLGCYHVSQQNTFTGRLTEQMLDDVIARA, from the coding sequence ATGCCGACCGACCTGCCCCACCCGCTGACCGGGCAGCCCTTCCCCAGCCCGGTCCCGCCCGGAACGGGTTGGCCCGAGGACCCGGCGGGACCCCATACCCGCAGGGCGCGCAGCGTCGCCGGGGTGCGCCGGCTAGCGGCCGGCTCGGCCGATCTGGCGGAGCTGGATGCACGCGTGTCCGTCTGCGGCGCCTGCCCGCGGCTGGTCGCCTGGCGCGAGCAGGTGGCGGTGACCAGACGGGCCAGCTATGCCGACCAGCCCTACTGGGGGCGCCCGGCGGCGGGTCTGGGACCGGCCGATGCGCGGGTGCTCGTGGTCGGCCTGGCGCCGGCCGCCCACGGTGCCAACCGCACCGGCCGCATCTTCACCGGCGACCGATCTGGCGACTGGATCTACGCGGCGCTGCACCGCGCCGGCTACGCCAGTTCGCCGACCTCGACCCACGCCGGTGACGGGCTCCGGCTGCGCGAGGTCCGCATCACCGCGCCGGTCCACTGCGCACCGCCCGACAACGCCCCGTCGGTGCAGGAGCGCGCCACCTGCCGGCCCTGGCTGGAGCGCGAACTGCGGCTGCTGGAGCCGCACCTGGAGACGGTGCTGGCCCTCGGCGGCATCGGCTGGGACGCCTTCCTCGTCGCCGCGCGCGCCGTCGGCTGGGTGGTGCCGCGACCCAAGCCGCGATTCGGCCACGGCGCGGAGGCGCTGCTCACCACGGGGGCCGGACGCCCGGTGCGCCTGCTGGGCTGCTACCACGTCAGCCAGCAGAACACCTTTACCGGACGGCTCACCGAGCAGATGCTGGACGACGTTATCGCCCGGGCCTGA
- a CDS encoding MerR family transcriptional regulator, protein MRSKEVARLAGVTVRTLRHYHQVGVLAEPPRTSNGYREYSVTDLVRLLRIRKLSNLGMPLEQMGSILDDAETDRGRTEQYLDDLDQELSEQIQRLTEQRKIIAHLRAHQAAPDLPAELVPFYSLFTIAGYTQRVARMDRDQAILWSHFSEETGRTYLTALYRKLSERSDLLETSVDISRRFDALDSTSSAAQVTDLLDDFTAFCAELVSPLSGDARPIDLGQAADLLEEYGIETYNPQQRKALSLWAQRFSGD, encoded by the coding sequence ATGCGCAGCAAGGAGGTAGCTCGCCTGGCCGGTGTCACCGTGCGCACCCTGCGCCACTACCACCAGGTCGGCGTGCTTGCCGAGCCGCCACGGACCAGCAATGGCTACCGCGAGTACAGCGTGACTGATCTGGTCCGACTACTACGGATCAGGAAACTGAGCAACCTGGGTATGCCGCTGGAGCAGATGGGCTCCATTCTCGATGATGCTGAGACAGACCGGGGGAGGACGGAACAATACCTGGACGATCTGGACCAAGAACTGTCTGAACAGATCCAGCGGCTCACTGAGCAGCGGAAAATAATCGCCCACCTGCGCGCGCATCAGGCCGCCCCGGATCTACCGGCGGAACTAGTGCCATTCTACTCATTGTTCACCATTGCGGGTTACACACAGCGTGTGGCCCGGATGGACCGCGACCAAGCCATACTATGGAGCCATTTCTCCGAGGAGACGGGGAGAACATACCTGACGGCTCTCTACCGGAAGCTCAGTGAACGCTCGGACCTTCTTGAGACATCTGTCGACATCTCTCGACGTTTCGATGCACTTGATTCGACCAGCAGCGCTGCGCAGGTCACCGATCTGCTTGACGACTTCACTGCGTTCTGCGCAGAGCTGGTCTCACCCCTCAGCGGAGACGCTCGACCCATCGATCTGGGACAGGCAGCGGATCTCCTGGAGGAATACGGCATCGAGACCTACAATCCACAGCAACGTAAAGCCCTGAGCTTATGGGCCCAACGATTCAGTGGGGACTGA
- a CDS encoding MFS transporter yields MRRVTVFYLSSITLAVLGQSVAAIALPLIVLTTTGSVLGTGAVAAATAIPGLLAGLFMGVVLDRINRRTASVMCDLISAASIAALPIVDLITGLNIGWFMLFGALSTLGDGPGITARETLLPAIVRHGDISAERLMGLRETMTTIALLLGPAAAGTLMGFFEGTTVLWITAGTSLVAGLMSLMLPAVVGSSSVEAGHGTKLAGTGWSQLKDGWKVLLTSRFLVGVTLIMIVALVTIAALQGLLLPVYFTMEGSPELLGFVLTSLAAGSLLGGLLYTVAGKKGRRRAWFMLGICGNAMGFAVVATLAEIWVVFVGAFLLGFFNALFGALISVLNIERIPENMRGRILGTQNAMIPAAAPAGIAGAAVMVEFMSLQTAAMIFVGLWVICVVFALCSSAFRNLEKSPPEEVKEV; encoded by the coding sequence ATGCGTCGAGTCACCGTCTTCTACCTTTCTTCCATCACGCTGGCAGTACTGGGTCAGTCCGTCGCTGCGATCGCGCTGCCCCTGATCGTGCTGACCACCACCGGCAGCGTCCTGGGCACGGGTGCGGTGGCGGCAGCAACCGCAATCCCCGGGCTGTTGGCGGGCCTCTTCATGGGCGTGGTCCTTGACAGGATCAACAGACGGACGGCGTCAGTAATGTGCGATCTCATCTCCGCGGCATCGATCGCGGCGCTGCCGATCGTCGACCTCATCACCGGGCTGAACATCGGCTGGTTCATGCTCTTCGGAGCGCTCTCCACCCTCGGTGACGGTCCTGGCATCACCGCTCGGGAAACTCTCTTGCCGGCGATCGTCCGCCACGGGGATATCTCTGCTGAGCGGCTGATGGGCCTGCGAGAAACGATGACCACCATCGCGTTACTGCTTGGTCCTGCCGCGGCTGGAACACTGATGGGTTTCTTCGAGGGAACCACGGTGCTGTGGATCACCGCAGGAACCTCCCTGGTCGCAGGCCTGATGTCCCTCATGCTCCCGGCCGTGGTGGGGAGTAGTTCTGTGGAGGCAGGCCATGGCACCAAGTTGGCGGGCACTGGATGGTCCCAGCTCAAGGACGGGTGGAAGGTGCTGCTTACCAGCCGCTTCCTGGTGGGCGTGACCCTAATCATGATCGTGGCACTGGTCACCATCGCTGCACTGCAAGGATTGTTACTGCCGGTTTACTTCACCATGGAAGGCTCTCCCGAACTGCTCGGTTTCGTGCTCACCTCCCTGGCTGCCGGGTCTCTTCTCGGGGGTTTGCTCTATACCGTCGCGGGCAAGAAGGGGCGTCGTCGCGCCTGGTTTATGCTGGGAATCTGCGGCAACGCAATGGGCTTCGCGGTCGTCGCAACGCTGGCAGAGATCTGGGTAGTCTTCGTAGGAGCATTCCTACTTGGATTCTTCAATGCGCTGTTCGGCGCGCTGATCTCTGTGCTGAATATCGAGCGAATTCCTGAGAATATGCGTGGCAGAATTTTGGGAACCCAAAACGCCATGATTCCTGCGGCCGCTCCCGCTGGAATCGCCGGTGCAGCGGTCATGGTCGAGTTCATGAGTCTTCAGACAGCCGCGATGATATTTGTCGGCCTGTGGGTGATCTGCGTCGTCTTCGCCCTGTGCTCCTCGGCCTTCCGTAACCTGGAGAAGTCCCCGCCCGAAGAGGTTAAGGAGGTATGA
- a CDS encoding M14 family zinc carboxypeptidase, producing the protein MTRARRPMRAVATATALGAAIALAPLPSSGAGLAAHPGSLDEPAVEEQDASLRLGLAAYHDLHPMLNDLAQSSDRVSVEVIGSSAQGRDLLLVTLTAPESTAQTHQQDRMRELITDRPARAARDQALARNYKVPIFVNANIHGNEWEGTDAALRLVEDYATSDDPGVEAFLASTRIHLLLSANPDGRVEGDRRNAHGFDLNRDLITATQPETVALREALIRTQPALVVDLHGYVNGTLVEPTTPPHGDNYEFDLLVRHSYPLAVEVERAIEELAPGGTDGVRPVQIPLRDWEQGWDGWPPIFVPQYAALHGAVAHTVELPLRVNGSSYDLPEDELRRRASVNTDIARAALTATVEYAVEHRTELLADHIEIFRRAAAGERQRPVEEGLFGVIGPEDVYTTDFPRAYVIPAGEGQRSAPAAARLVDHLVANDVEVTRLGLDTSIAGRSYPAGSYVVDLHQAKRAVANAILGRGADLTDRVEAMYDISGWSLGQLWGADVVTVPERYPLRLVGTEVESADPTGDLAESSTGWVLPMADPADVQAVSTLLGQGIPVELLADGSVLVPYRYPWAAGNVTEVHGVILEQAPADAAGEPLAPSARVVGVAGTAEERWAFAEMGLTVEPISTRSLNAGLDLSGLDALYVSSGMSWRELGPGARAELRAFVEAGGGFVGRGSVGAEINDALDLLDVAVVPGRADANGVVRVASDPASPVTSAATEHTFVYSPYWFTRLGPDVRADQRLTADPLVSGHWAGGTDGGQEAAVGQALVVSGETAAGTRAVLFGSEPLFRAHPKGQYALVGRAVLWAGSEGAPGTDQAEAADESDLDDGRGL; encoded by the coding sequence TCCCTGCGACTGGGCCTGGCGGCATACCACGACCTTCACCCCATGCTGAACGACCTGGCGCAGTCCTCGGACCGCGTCAGCGTCGAGGTGATCGGCAGCTCAGCGCAGGGACGGGACCTGCTGCTGGTGACACTCACCGCCCCCGAGAGCACGGCCCAGACCCACCAGCAGGACCGGATGCGCGAGTTGATCACCGACCGGCCCGCCCGCGCGGCGCGGGACCAGGCCCTGGCGCGCAACTACAAGGTTCCCATCTTCGTCAACGCCAACATCCACGGCAACGAGTGGGAGGGCACGGACGCCGCCCTGCGGCTCGTGGAGGACTACGCCACCTCCGACGACCCGGGGGTCGAGGCGTTCCTGGCGAGCACGCGGATCCACCTGCTCCTCTCGGCCAACCCCGACGGACGCGTGGAGGGCGACCGGCGCAACGCTCACGGCTTCGACCTCAACCGGGACCTGATCACCGCGACCCAGCCCGAGACCGTGGCGCTGCGGGAGGCGTTGATCCGCACGCAGCCGGCCTTGGTGGTCGACCTGCACGGCTACGTCAACGGCACCCTGGTCGAGCCGACCACGCCCCCGCACGGGGACAACTACGAGTTCGACCTGCTGGTCCGGCACTCTTACCCCCTCGCCGTCGAGGTCGAGCGGGCAATCGAGGAGTTGGCGCCGGGCGGCACCGACGGCGTGCGCCCCGTCCAGATCCCGTTGCGCGACTGGGAGCAGGGGTGGGACGGCTGGCCCCCGATCTTCGTGCCGCAGTATGCCGCGCTACACGGGGCGGTCGCGCACACCGTCGAGCTCCCGTTGCGGGTCAACGGCTCGAGCTATGACCTGCCCGAGGACGAGCTGCGTCGGCGGGCGTCGGTCAACACCGACATCGCCCGAGCCGCGCTCACCGCGACGGTGGAATATGCCGTCGAGCACCGCACCGAGCTGCTCGCCGACCACATCGAGATCTTCCGCCGAGCGGCCGCCGGGGAGCGCCAGCGGCCGGTCGAGGAGGGGTTGTTCGGGGTGATCGGACCGGAGGACGTCTACACCACCGACTTCCCCCGGGCCTACGTCATCCCGGCGGGCGAGGGGCAGCGCTCGGCGCCGGCCGCTGCCCGGCTGGTGGACCATCTGGTCGCCAACGACGTCGAGGTGACCCGCCTGGGCCTCGACACCTCCATCGCCGGGCGCAGCTACCCGGCCGGCAGCTACGTGGTCGACCTGCACCAGGCCAAGCGGGCCGTCGCCAACGCCATCCTGGGCCGTGGCGCCGACCTGACCGACCGGGTCGAGGCGATGTATGACATCTCCGGGTGGAGCCTGGGGCAGCTGTGGGGTGCCGACGTGGTGACGGTGCCGGAGCGGTACCCACTCCGGCTCGTGGGCACTGAGGTCGAGTCCGCCGACCCCACGGGCGACCTCGCCGAGAGCTCTACCGGGTGGGTGCTGCCGATGGCGGACCCCGCCGACGTCCAGGCCGTGTCCACCCTGCTCGGTCAGGGGATCCCGGTCGAGCTGCTGGCCGACGGCAGCGTGCTCGTGCCCTACCGCTACCCGTGGGCCGCCGGCAACGTGACCGAGGTGCACGGCGTCATCCTCGAGCAGGCACCCGCCGACGCCGCAGGAGAGCCCCTTGCCCCCTCGGCGCGCGTCGTCGGGGTGGCTGGCACCGCGGAGGAGAGGTGGGCCTTCGCGGAGATGGGGCTGACCGTGGAGCCGATCAGCACCCGCAGCCTCAACGCCGGGCTCGACCTGTCCGGCCTGGACGCCCTCTACGTCTCCAGCGGGATGTCCTGGCGCGAGCTCGGTCCCGGGGCACGGGCCGAGCTGCGGGCCTTCGTCGAGGCTGGCGGAGGGTTTGTCGGGCGCGGCAGCGTCGGGGCGGAGATCAACGACGCCCTCGACCTGCTCGACGTCGCCGTGGTCCCGGGCCGGGCCGACGCCAACGGCGTGGTGCGGGTCGCCTCCGACCCGGCGAGCCCGGTCACCTCGGCCGCCACCGAGCACACCTTCGTCTACTCCCCCTACTGGTTCACCCGGCTGGGCCCGGACGTGCGGGCCGACCAGCGGTTGACCGCCGACCCCCTCGTCTCGGGCCACTGGGCCGGAGGCACCGACGGCGGCCAGGAGGCGGCCGTCGGCCAGGCCCTGGTGGTCAGCGGCGAGACGGCGGCCGGGACCCGTGCGGTCCTCTTCGGTTCCGAGCCGCTGTTCCGGGCCCACCCCAAGGGCCAGTACGCCCTGGTCGGCCGGGCCGTGCTCTGGGCGGGCAGCGAAGGCGCCCCGGGCACGGACCAGGCTGAGGCCGCCGACGAGTCTGACCTGGACGACGGACGGGGCCTGTAG